The Micromonospora sp. Llam0 genome includes a window with the following:
- a CDS encoding non-ribosomal peptide synthetase, with product MGTAEATYAQHAVWFTEQAGAAGTAYHMALGVWFAAGLDQAALATACAAVVDRHPVLAARVDDSDGVPRLAPAADRPTLRRLTPPAGGADTDRLLAAEIARRHDLRAGPLARFSLIPAADGDRHLLLITAHHLVFDGTSKDVLVRDLAAAYGAARAGRPADRAAPTGGYAGRAGAERDRVAAESAAAAEHWATRWSGPGGLVLPGLARVPTGAEPGTAVPVVLEPGLVAGLDQARRKLGVTRFELLLAAVHALLHRYGNQQVPVGVGLSTRTADDADEIGLFVNELPVTVPVPDDAGFRDLAHAVRDETRALNRFRAVPLAHVATGLRPAPALTPVSIGYRRRAAEPVFDAVPTTVDWAMFSGAARNALHIQVVDGPATDSGQEHLEINLQFSPTAVPAAAGTRIGDHLRTLLAAVAADPEQPVADLPVLPTAESELVRRGWNATGRDYPADATVPLLFAAAVRRAPDAVAVVDGGRTLSYAELDAASARLAGLLRTRGVGAESLVAVLLDRSWQAVVALLAVLRSRAAYVPVDPNYPPARQAMILDDAAPTLVLTTTGTAAALPAESPVLALDQLDLTAPDPTAPDLAAAGLETPDPGTADLPGPDELAYVLYTSGSTGRPKGVRVPHGALANLLLGMRDMFDSGPADRWLNLTSPSFDISGVEVYLPLTTGGQVVVASGVSALDGAGVLRLVRETAVTHVQATPSGWRVLLEAGLDDPVVAVTGGEALAVPLARQLRSRVARLVNGYGPTEATIYATMAEIPPEPDEVTIGGPVPNTTAYLLDGRRRPVPVGVPGELYLGGRGIADGYLNRPELTAERFVPDPYATDAGRLYRTGDLCRWLPDGRLEFLGRADDQVKIRGHRVELGEITGRLLEHPALAEAAVLLNGTDQASPQLVAYLVPRGAAPTVAVLRRHLTETLPTAMVPTDWVLLDRLPVSPNGKLDRAALPDRAALPAPTTGGTDPTATADPVGAPDPVGAPDPVGAPDPVGAPDPVHGPDPAVEADPVVEEIRSIWQDVLQIDEIGIDEDLFDLGGHSLTITRISSRIHRRLGVEVPLDAFFDTPTIAEIADLVREAGGRC from the coding sequence GTGGGCACCGCCGAAGCGACGTACGCGCAGCACGCCGTCTGGTTCACCGAACAGGCCGGGGCGGCGGGTACGGCGTACCACATGGCTCTCGGAGTGTGGTTCGCCGCCGGCCTGGACCAGGCGGCGCTGGCCACCGCGTGCGCCGCCGTCGTCGACCGGCACCCGGTCCTGGCCGCCCGGGTCGACGACAGCGACGGCGTACCGCGACTCGCCCCGGCCGCCGACCGCCCGACGCTGCGGCGGCTGACGCCGCCCGCCGGTGGCGCGGACACCGACCGGCTACTCGCGGCGGAGATCGCCCGCCGCCACGACCTGCGTGCCGGTCCGCTGGCCAGGTTCAGCCTGATCCCCGCCGCCGACGGTGACCGGCACCTGCTGCTGATCACCGCCCACCACCTGGTCTTCGACGGTACGTCCAAGGACGTGCTGGTCCGGGACCTGGCGGCGGCGTACGGTGCCGCCCGCGCCGGTCGCCCGGCCGATCGCGCGGCACCGACCGGCGGGTACGCGGGACGGGCCGGCGCCGAACGGGACCGGGTCGCGGCCGAGTCGGCGGCGGCCGCAGAGCACTGGGCCACCCGCTGGTCCGGCCCGGGTGGGCTGGTGCTGCCCGGTCTCGCCCGGGTGCCGACCGGCGCCGAACCCGGCACCGCCGTACCGGTGGTCCTGGAACCGGGTCTGGTCGCCGGGCTCGACCAGGCCCGGCGCAAGCTCGGGGTCACCCGGTTCGAGCTGCTGCTGGCCGCGGTGCACGCGCTGCTGCACCGGTACGGCAACCAGCAGGTCCCGGTCGGCGTCGGGTTGTCGACCCGTACCGCCGACGACGCCGACGAGATCGGACTGTTCGTCAACGAACTGCCGGTGACCGTTCCGGTGCCCGACGACGCGGGTTTCCGCGACCTCGCGCACGCCGTCCGGGACGAGACGCGGGCGCTGAACCGGTTCCGGGCCGTCCCGCTGGCGCATGTGGCCACCGGGCTGCGGCCAGCACCCGCGCTCACCCCGGTGTCGATCGGCTACCGCCGCCGCGCGGCGGAACCTGTGTTCGACGCGGTGCCGACCACCGTCGACTGGGCGATGTTCAGCGGCGCGGCCCGCAACGCCCTGCACATCCAGGTCGTCGACGGGCCGGCTACGGACAGCGGCCAGGAACACCTGGAGATCAACCTGCAGTTCAGCCCGACGGCCGTACCCGCCGCCGCCGGCACCCGGATCGGCGACCACCTGCGGACCCTGCTGGCCGCCGTGGCCGCCGACCCGGAACAGCCGGTCGCCGACCTGCCGGTGCTGCCCACCGCCGAGTCCGAGCTGGTCCGCCGGGGCTGGAACGCCACGGGCCGCGACTACCCGGCCGACGCGACCGTGCCGCTGCTGTTCGCGGCGGCGGTACGGCGGGCACCGGACGCCGTCGCGGTCGTCGATGGTGGACGTACGTTGAGCTACGCCGAACTCGATGCGGCAAGCGCCCGGCTCGCCGGGCTGCTGCGGACCCGTGGCGTCGGGGCGGAATCGCTGGTCGCGGTGCTGCTGGACCGCTCCTGGCAGGCGGTCGTCGCGCTACTCGCCGTGCTGCGCAGTCGGGCCGCGTACGTGCCCGTCGACCCCAACTATCCGCCGGCCCGGCAGGCAATGATCCTCGACGACGCCGCGCCGACGCTGGTGCTGACCACCACCGGTACGGCGGCCGCCCTGCCCGCCGAGTCACCGGTGCTCGCCCTCGACCAGCTCGACCTGACCGCGCCTGACCCGACCGCGCCTGACCTGGCTGCTGCCGGCCTGGAGACGCCTGACCCGGGGACCGCTGACCTGCCCGGCCCAGACGAGCTGGCGTACGTGCTCTACACCTCGGGTTCCACCGGGCGGCCCAAGGGGGTGCGTGTCCCGCACGGTGCGCTGGCCAACCTGCTGCTCGGGATGCGGGACATGTTCGACAGTGGGCCGGCTGACCGGTGGCTCAACCTGACCTCGCCGTCGTTCGACATCTCGGGAGTCGAGGTCTACCTGCCGCTGACCACCGGTGGACAGGTGGTGGTGGCGTCCGGGGTGAGCGCGCTCGACGGTGCCGGGGTGCTGCGGCTGGTTCGCGAGACCGCAGTGACGCACGTGCAGGCGACCCCGTCGGGTTGGCGGGTGCTGCTGGAGGCCGGGCTCGACGACCCGGTGGTGGCGGTCACCGGCGGCGAGGCGCTGGCGGTCCCGCTGGCCCGCCAGTTGCGCTCGCGGGTGGCCCGGCTGGTCAACGGGTACGGCCCGACCGAGGCGACGATCTACGCGACGATGGCGGAGATCCCGCCGGAGCCGGACGAGGTCACCATCGGCGGGCCGGTGCCGAACACCACGGCGTACCTGCTGGACGGGCGGCGGCGGCCGGTGCCGGTCGGGGTGCCCGGCGAGCTGTACCTGGGCGGGCGGGGCATCGCCGACGGCTACCTGAACCGCCCCGAGCTGACCGCCGAGCGGTTCGTCCCCGACCCGTACGCTACCGATGCCGGCCGCCTGTACCGCACCGGCGACCTGTGTCGCTGGCTGCCCGACGGACGGTTGGAATTCCTCGGCCGGGCCGACGACCAGGTGAAGATCCGCGGCCACCGGGTGGAGCTGGGTGAGATCACCGGCCGGCTGCTGGAGCATCCGGCTCTCGCCGAGGCCGCCGTACTGCTGAACGGTACGGACCAGGCGTCGCCGCAGCTCGTCGCCTACCTGGTGCCTCGCGGTGCCGCGCCGACCGTCGCCGTGCTGCGCCGGCACCTGACCGAGACGCTGCCCACGGCGATGGTGCCCACCGACTGGGTGCTGCTCGACCGGCTACCGGTGAGCCCGAACGGAAAATTGGACCGGGCCGCGCTGCCGGACCGGGCCGCCCTGCCAGCACCGACGACCGGCGGTACGGACCCGACCGCCACGGCGGACCCGGTCGGCGCCCCAGACCCGGTCGGCGCCCCAGACCCGGTCGGCGCCCCAGACCCGGTCGGCGCCCCAGACCCGGTCCACGGACCGGACCCGGCTGTCGAGGCGGACCCGGTCGTCGAGGAGATCCGGTCGATCTGGCAGGACGTGTTGCAGATCGACGAGATCGGCATTGACGAGGACCTGTTCGACCTGGGCGGGCACTCGTTGACGATCACCCGGATCAGTAGCCGGATCCACCGTCGGCTCGGCGTCGAGGTGCCGTTGGACGCGTTCTTCGACACTCCGACGATCGCCGAGATCGCCGATCTGGTCCGCGAGGCCGGCGGCCGATGCTGA
- a CDS encoding acyl carrier protein encodes METKEDSVDTTTLRQRVTELVDEATGGTVPADQLTGGGSLIALGVDSLGLLRLVDAVEAEFGVEVEFDGPGQRMDTLDDLVAAIVDARDEAKPDRVATAG; translated from the coding sequence GTGGAGACGAAGGAGGACTCGGTGGACACGACGACGCTGCGGCAGCGGGTGACGGAGCTGGTCGACGAGGCGACCGGCGGTACGGTGCCGGCCGACCAGCTGACCGGCGGCGGATCGTTGATCGCGCTGGGAGTCGACTCGCTGGGCCTGCTCCGACTGGTCGACGCCGTCGAGGCCGAGTTCGGCGTCGAGGTGGAGTTCGACGGCCCCGGCCAGCGGATGGACACGCTGGACGACCTGGTGGCCGCGATCGTCGACGCTCGCGACGAGGCGAAGCCGGACCGGGTCGCCACCGCCGGGTGA
- a CDS encoding PP2C family protein-serine/threonine phosphatase, with product MSVEGGNADERLKRIEAITDPALSRLGFDALLVESLARTGGLLGVDSAAVCLLDAHSQQLVTAAAWGIEAGHEPPARLPLGRGYAGKVLTTGDTVMLTDPDDETLAHPALQGQGIRSLLAVPVTIGGSVGGVLHVATRRRGPACDDEQMLRLLADRIALADQARERQVDRATTLALQYDLLPTELPAVAGLEFAARYVAGHDAGVGGDWYDVLPLPDGWAGVAIGDVTGRGLHAATVMGRLRSALRAYALETTDPADVLARLDRKVQHFEPGMMATVCYATIDPARTVVSLSTAGHPPPVTIGGGHAAHSLPVPADLPLGTRIHRPRRVHRYALQPGALLFFFTDGLVERWGPTIDNGLRQLCDSLVATSAETACAETMGALVDGRPLVDDIAMLALRRR from the coding sequence GTGTCGGTCGAGGGTGGGAACGCGGACGAGCGCCTCAAACGCATCGAGGCGATCACCGACCCTGCCCTGTCCCGGCTGGGTTTCGACGCGCTGCTGGTCGAGTCACTGGCCCGCACCGGCGGGCTGCTCGGCGTAGACTCCGCCGCCGTCTGCCTGCTCGACGCACACTCCCAGCAGCTGGTCACCGCCGCGGCATGGGGCATCGAGGCCGGCCACGAACCGCCAGCCCGGCTGCCGCTGGGGCGCGGGTACGCCGGCAAGGTGCTGACCACCGGCGACACGGTCATGCTGACCGATCCTGACGACGAAACGCTGGCGCATCCGGCGTTGCAGGGACAGGGCATCCGGTCGCTGCTGGCGGTGCCGGTGACGATCGGCGGCTCGGTAGGCGGGGTGCTGCACGTGGCAACCCGACGACGCGGGCCGGCCTGCGACGACGAACAAATGCTGCGGCTGCTGGCCGACCGGATCGCCCTGGCCGACCAGGCCCGCGAACGCCAGGTCGACCGCGCCACCACCCTGGCGCTGCAGTACGACCTGCTGCCCACCGAACTACCGGCGGTCGCCGGGCTGGAGTTCGCCGCCCGGTACGTCGCCGGCCACGACGCCGGGGTCGGCGGCGACTGGTACGACGTACTGCCGCTGCCCGACGGGTGGGCCGGCGTGGCGATCGGCGACGTCACCGGACGCGGGCTGCACGCGGCCACCGTGATGGGCCGGCTGCGCAGCGCGCTGCGCGCGTACGCTCTGGAAACCACCGACCCGGCCGACGTGCTCGCCCGGCTGGACCGCAAGGTGCAGCACTTCGAGCCGGGCATGATGGCGACGGTGTGCTACGCGACGATCGACCCCGCCCGGACGGTCGTATCGCTGTCGACGGCCGGCCATCCGCCGCCGGTGACGATCGGCGGTGGCCACGCCGCACACAGCTTGCCGGTGCCGGCCGACCTTCCGCTCGGCACCCGCATCCACCGGCCACGCCGGGTGCACAGGTACGCCCTCCAGCCCGGCGCGCTGCTGTTCTTCTTCACCGACGGCCTGGTGGAGCGGTGGGGGCCGACCATCGACAACGGCCTGCGTCAGCTGTGCGACTCGTTGGTCGCCACCAGCGCCGAGACGGCCTGCGCCGAGACAATGGGCGCGCTGGTGGACGGCCGGCCGCTGGTCGACGACATCGCCATGTTGGCGCTCCGCCGCCGGTAG
- a CDS encoding iron transporter, whose amino-acid sequence MTTPAAQPPMRTSNEATEEQLAVARRQGQAYGGALRAMAEEDGALSQLAGDYLVAFVNEEAEGMYELSGGQLVWREAAPDANVHLEVAVADAADGRFIPGLDVRITVNRDGHTVATAGLPFLWHPFLYHYGGNASVPGPGPYDVTVRIAPPQFMRHDPVNGKRYATPVEVRFDQVMFANGRKTSPDAQPRGADAPTIGGDGTGPRDWADTAAASRTSDAAGARTPHDAAGVPSIGRW is encoded by the coding sequence ATGACGACACCAGCCGCGCAGCCGCCTATGCGGACCAGCAACGAGGCCACCGAGGAGCAGCTTGCCGTCGCCCGGCGGCAGGGTCAGGCGTACGGGGGTGCGCTGCGCGCCATGGCCGAGGAGGACGGGGCGCTGAGCCAGCTGGCCGGCGATTACCTCGTGGCGTTCGTCAACGAGGAGGCGGAGGGCATGTACGAGCTCTCCGGCGGTCAGCTGGTCTGGCGGGAAGCTGCCCCGGATGCAAACGTGCATCTGGAGGTCGCGGTCGCGGACGCCGCCGACGGCCGCTTCATCCCCGGTCTGGACGTGCGGATCACGGTCAACCGGGACGGTCACACGGTCGCCACCGCCGGCCTGCCGTTCCTCTGGCACCCGTTTCTGTACCACTACGGCGGCAACGCCTCGGTGCCCGGTCCCGGCCCGTACGACGTGACGGTCCGGATCGCACCGCCGCAGTTCATGCGGCACGACCCGGTCAACGGCAAGCGGTACGCGACTCCGGTCGAGGTGCGCTTCGACCAGGTGATGTTCGCAAACGGGCGTAAAACCAGCCCGGACGCGCAGCCCCGTGGCGCCGACGCCCCGACGATCGGCGGGGACGGCACCGGCCCACGCGACTGGGCGGACACCGCCGCCGCGTCCCGTACCTCGGACGCCGCCGGTGCCCGTACCCCGCACGATGCCGCCGGGGTGCCGTCGATCGGCCGCTGGTAG
- a CDS encoding tyrosine-type recombinase/integrase — MKSRAVRVWDIRVNKGGRKKTYTVRWIVGGREKSRNFATRALADNFRSDLMQAINRGEAFDSVTGLPDSMMAAKEAQTWLEFVQSYVDMKWPGAAAKSRASLVDALATVTPALVRDLSGRPGPGQLRRLLVDHLLPPAVRQSDVPPELAPAARWLRRASLPLVELGQAATVRAALDVLALTLDGRAAAVTTTRRKRSVFYNVLQYAVELELLDFNPVDKLRVRSTRKKVAVTVDRRVVVNPRQAAELLTALTYVGRRGRVRKGERLVAFFACLYLAALRPGEALGLREQDCHLPATGWGRLTLVDNRPQSGKRWTDSGEAHDRRGLKHRADAESRSVPIPPELVTILREHIDRYGVADDGRLFRSERGNVVAASTYSRVWEEARAFALTPHQAASPLAGRPYDLRHAAVSLWLNAGAPATEVAERAGHSVDVLLKVYAKCIDGQEATVNQRIGDALQGFGG; from the coding sequence GTGAAGTCCCGCGCTGTGCGGGTGTGGGACATCCGCGTCAACAAGGGCGGCAGGAAGAAGACGTACACCGTCCGGTGGATCGTCGGCGGCCGGGAGAAGTCGCGGAACTTCGCCACCCGTGCCCTTGCCGACAATTTCCGGTCGGACCTGATGCAGGCCATCAACCGGGGCGAGGCGTTCGACTCGGTGACCGGCCTGCCTGATTCGATGATGGCGGCCAAGGAGGCGCAGACCTGGCTTGAGTTCGTTCAGTCCTACGTCGACATGAAGTGGCCCGGCGCGGCTGCCAAGTCGCGGGCCAGCCTGGTCGACGCGTTGGCCACCGTCACTCCGGCCCTGGTCCGGGACCTGTCGGGCCGGCCGGGGCCGGGGCAGCTGCGGCGCCTGCTGGTGGATCACCTGCTGCCGCCGGCTGTTCGGCAATCCGACGTCCCGCCGGAGTTGGCGCCTGCCGCGCGTTGGCTGCGCCGTGCTTCGCTGCCCCTCGTCGAGCTGGGGCAGGCGGCGACGGTCCGGGCCGCGCTCGACGTCCTGGCGTTGACGCTCGACGGGCGGGCGGCTGCGGTGACGACAACCCGGCGGAAGCGGTCGGTGTTCTACAACGTGCTGCAGTACGCCGTGGAATTGGAACTGCTCGACTTCAACCCGGTCGACAAGCTCCGGGTGCGGTCGACCCGCAAGAAGGTCGCGGTGACGGTCGACCGGCGCGTGGTGGTCAACCCGCGTCAGGCGGCGGAGCTGCTGACCGCGCTGACGTATGTCGGGCGGCGGGGCCGGGTCCGCAAAGGTGAGCGCCTGGTGGCGTTCTTCGCCTGCCTCTACCTTGCGGCGTTGCGACCGGGTGAGGCGCTGGGCCTGCGTGAACAGGACTGCCACCTTCCGGCAACGGGGTGGGGTCGGCTGACGCTGGTCGACAACCGGCCGCAGTCCGGCAAGCGGTGGACCGACAGCGGCGAGGCGCACGACCGGCGCGGGCTCAAGCATCGGGCCGACGCCGAGTCACGCAGCGTGCCGATCCCGCCGGAGCTGGTGACGATTCTGCGGGAGCACATCGACCGGTACGGCGTGGCGGACGACGGCCGGTTGTTCCGCAGCGAGCGGGGCAACGTCGTGGCGGCGTCTACGTACTCGCGGGTGTGGGAGGAGGCGCGGGCGTTCGCGCTGACTCCGCATCAGGCGGCGTCGCCGTTGGCGGGCCGGCCGTACGACCTGCGGCACGCGGCGGTGTCGCTCTGGCTCAACGCCGGTGCTCCGGCAACAGAGGTCGCTGAGCGGGCCGGGCATTCGGTCGACGTGCTGTTGAAGGTGTACGCGAAGTGCATCGACGGCCAGGAGGCGACGGTCAACCAGCGGATCGGCGACGCGTTGCAGGGCTTCGGTGGGTAG
- a CDS encoding AlpA family transcriptional regulator, whose translation MDDELLTVPQVLSALNGVSRRTFYRWRELGIAPECIKLPNGELRIGRRDLRAWLERHREAA comes from the coding sequence ATGGACGACGAGCTGTTGACCGTCCCTCAGGTACTCAGCGCACTCAACGGCGTTTCTCGGCGGACCTTCTACCGCTGGCGTGAGCTGGGCATCGCCCCGGAGTGCATCAAGCTCCCGAACGGTGAGCTGCGCATCGGCCGGCGTGACCTGCGTGCCTGGCTCGAACGGCACCGGGAGGCGGCGTGA
- a CDS encoding replication initiator, translating to MRVYVDPKTRQPLPTWGEALDELEEPGTPPAYVARLGRIDARGIDQGTKDAERSIRYVTKYVTKDLTDQARPRSDPQRAHFDRLHAELSVLPCSPTCANWLLYGVQPDKAKPGLTPGRCTGKVHQRATLGFTGRRVLVSRQWSGKTLADHRADNRAWVRAILAGNLADNDNDNDNDSGQPGGQADGQVDNPDRYRFELARPDDPDVPPLQHRILRAVSERIRWRTTLTNARQRASGAVPATTRPLTLAA from the coding sequence ATCAGGGTCTACGTCGACCCCAAAACCCGCCAGCCGCTACCCACCTGGGGTGAAGCGCTCGACGAACTGGAGGAACCCGGCACCCCACCCGCGTACGTCGCCCGGCTGGGCCGGATCGACGCACGCGGCATCGACCAGGGCACCAAGGATGCGGAACGCTCCATCCGCTACGTCACGAAGTACGTCACCAAGGACCTGACCGACCAGGCCCGACCACGCTCCGACCCCCAACGGGCGCACTTCGACCGACTCCACGCCGAACTGTCCGTCCTGCCGTGCTCGCCGACCTGCGCCAACTGGCTGCTCTACGGCGTCCAACCCGACAAGGCCAAACCCGGCCTCACCCCCGGCCGCTGCACCGGCAAGGTCCACCAACGGGCGACGCTGGGCTTCACCGGCCGGCGGGTGCTGGTCTCCCGGCAGTGGTCCGGCAAGACCCTGGCCGACCACCGCGCCGACAACCGGGCCTGGGTCCGCGCCATCCTCGCCGGGAACCTCGCCGACAACGACAACGACAACGACAACGACAGCGGGCAGCCGGGCGGGCAGGCGGACGGGCAGGTCGACAACCCGGACCGCTACCGGTTCGAACTCGCCCGACCCGACGACCCCGACGTCCCACCCCTGCAACACCGCATCCTGCGCGCCGTCTCCGAACGCATCCGCTGGCGCACCACCCTCACCAACGCCCGACAACGCGCCTCCGGCGCTGTTCCGGCAACGACTCGACCCCTGACCCTCGCAGCCTGA
- a CDS encoding DUF2637 domain-containing protein: MTPSTGGPTRAERAEGVVLVLILLVVGGLAGAASFTHVHDWTMDNSPAGTGEWFGWANAAISELIPLAALLTIRRRRRTGGPVGYPMFLLVCAVCLSLAAQLAVAKPGISGWLLSAVPALAFLGLSKLVLSTKPATPAPAGVDQPGNQRPAAAVDQVDTDHAAPVVPDQLSRPVDQVAGVDQVPMVEPVRPVAAGVRRGVVPVPVAGFPTRNGSAMTGVEADQ; the protein is encoded by the coding sequence ATGACGCCGTCGACTGGTGGTCCGACCCGCGCGGAGCGGGCGGAAGGCGTCGTCCTGGTGCTGATCCTGCTCGTCGTCGGTGGCCTGGCCGGGGCGGCGTCGTTCACCCACGTCCACGACTGGACGATGGACAACTCCCCGGCGGGTACGGGGGAGTGGTTCGGCTGGGCCAACGCCGCGATCAGCGAACTGATCCCCCTCGCTGCGTTGCTGACGATCCGGCGGCGGCGTCGTACCGGTGGGCCGGTCGGCTATCCGATGTTCCTGCTCGTCTGCGCGGTCTGCCTGTCCCTGGCAGCACAACTCGCGGTGGCCAAGCCGGGTATCTCGGGCTGGCTGCTGTCGGCGGTGCCGGCGCTGGCGTTCCTCGGCCTGTCAAAGCTCGTCCTGTCCACCAAACCCGCCACCCCCGCCCCGGCCGGTGTCGACCAGCCGGGCAACCAGCGGCCGGCTGCTGCCGTCGACCAGGTCGACACCGACCACGCTGCCCCGGTCGTTCCCGACCAGCTGTCCCGGCCCGTCGACCAGGTCGCGGGCGTCGACCAGGTGCCGATGGTCGAACCAGTCCGGCCGGTTGCCGCCGGTGTGCGGCGGGGTGTGGTGCCGGTACCGGTGGCGGGGTTCCCGACCCGTAACGGCTCTGCGATGACTGGTGTGGAGGCTGACCAGTGA
- a CDS encoding FtsK/SpoIIIE domain-containing protein — MPLINIIPGEKVPVAPMNVRLPSWRLPGWLLLLWWLARGLVRLTVLAVRYWWISGPAVAVAWVHLEYGPLVLAAVVAGLATAGVVWWRLHPGSWWRFGWYPFVARWRRLWVYRRRWVAVTATCGLAVIFDGVRYVPRLVRVVSDRFGDTVTVRMLPGQVPDDWARIADRLAHGFHQREARASACVRPDLVAVRFTRRDPLAGVVAPLPVPAVPDLAGLPLGVQEGGEPYRLRLTGSHVLVAGATNSGKGSVIWSLISALAGGVRSGLVELWVFDPKGGMELAAGLPLFAGFCYQDPDTMAGVLEEAVKRMRVRADRLRGVTRQHTPSRDEPLIVVVVDELAALTAYLTDRKVRDRIKEALGLLLSQGRAVGVHVVAALQDPRKDVLPFRDLFPTRIALRMTEPEQADMVLGDGARDRGAVCDRVPETLPGVGYVVLDGVREPVRVRFAYLSDDDIRGLGQAYRHLDDTDTDNGTDNGAGGVPGVIA, encoded by the coding sequence ATGCCGTTGATCAACATCATTCCGGGGGAGAAGGTCCCGGTCGCGCCGATGAATGTGCGGCTGCCGTCGTGGCGGTTGCCGGGCTGGCTGCTCCTGCTGTGGTGGCTGGCCCGTGGCCTGGTCCGGCTGACGGTGTTGGCGGTCCGCTACTGGTGGATCTCCGGCCCGGCCGTCGCTGTGGCGTGGGTGCATCTGGAGTACGGTCCGCTGGTCCTGGCCGCCGTCGTCGCAGGCCTCGCCACAGCGGGTGTGGTGTGGTGGCGGCTGCATCCGGGGTCGTGGTGGCGGTTCGGCTGGTACCCGTTCGTGGCCCGGTGGCGTCGGTTGTGGGTGTACCGGCGTCGCTGGGTCGCGGTCACCGCCACCTGCGGACTGGCAGTCATCTTCGACGGGGTCCGCTACGTGCCGCGTCTGGTCCGGGTCGTCTCGGATCGGTTCGGGGACACGGTGACGGTGCGGATGCTGCCGGGTCAGGTGCCGGATGACTGGGCGCGTATCGCGGACCGGTTGGCGCACGGTTTCCACCAGCGCGAAGCGCGGGCGTCGGCGTGTGTGCGGCCGGATCTGGTGGCGGTGCGGTTCACCCGCCGGGATCCGCTCGCCGGCGTGGTGGCGCCGCTGCCGGTCCCGGCCGTGCCTGATCTTGCCGGCCTGCCGCTGGGCGTTCAGGAGGGCGGGGAGCCGTATCGGCTGCGGCTGACGGGGTCGCATGTGCTGGTGGCGGGGGCTACGAACTCCGGCAAAGGCTCGGTGATTTGGTCGCTGATCTCCGCGTTGGCCGGCGGCGTCCGTTCCGGGTTGGTGGAGCTGTGGGTGTTCGACCCGAAGGGCGGCATGGAGTTGGCGGCGGGGCTGCCGTTGTTCGCCGGGTTCTGCTACCAGGACCCGGACACCATGGCCGGTGTCCTGGAAGAGGCCGTGAAACGCATGCGGGTGCGGGCGGACCGGCTTCGTGGGGTGACCCGTCAGCACACGCCGAGTCGGGATGAGCCGTTGATCGTGGTGGTGGTCGACGAGTTGGCGGCGTTGACCGCCTATCTGACTGACCGCAAGGTCCGCGACCGCATCAAAGAGGCGCTGGGTCTGTTGTTGTCGCAGGGCCGGGCGGTGGGTGTGCATGTGGTGGCGGCGTTGCAGGACCCGCGTAAGGACGTGCTGCCGTTCCGGGATTTGTTCCCGACCCGGATCGCGTTGCGGATGACCGAGCCGGAGCAGGCTGACATGGTCCTGGGCGACGGTGCCCGTGACCGGGGTGCGGTGTGTGACCGGGTTCCGGAGACGCTGCCGGGGGTCGGCTATGTCGTCCTCGACGGTGTCCGGGAACCCGTCCGGGTCCGGTTCGCCTACCTGTCCGACGACGACATTCGCGGCCTGGGCCAGGCGTACCGGCATCTCGACGACACCGACACCGACAACGGCACGGACAACGGCGCTGGTGGCGTGCCGGGGGTGATCGCATGA
- a CDS encoding GntR family transcriptional regulator: MAYEVPTPKYLRVLNTLRERIENGSYAPGAVLPSENQLCSEFGVSRPTVLKALGILKQDGWIESQQGKGSFVRGRPPSGRTSPQYARDAVELDESAETEILHVGPVLASPRVAAALNIPDGTPVYERRRRTVSQFGPVDLISTFVPVDIAVGTEIVKPEPIAGSLIEHITRHKGLRADYATERMTTRRVSADEADALDVSADESVFSVVITAHRASGEPIMASVLVLPGSRHEIEDTYPLS; this comes from the coding sequence ATGGCGTACGAAGTGCCGACGCCGAAATACCTGCGCGTGTTGAACACGCTGCGGGAGCGCATCGAGAATGGCTCGTACGCGCCGGGCGCGGTGCTGCCGTCAGAGAACCAGTTGTGCTCGGAGTTCGGGGTTTCCCGTCCTACCGTCCTCAAAGCTCTCGGCATCCTGAAGCAGGACGGCTGGATCGAGTCGCAGCAGGGCAAGGGCAGCTTCGTTCGTGGCCGACCGCCGTCGGGTCGCACCTCGCCGCAGTACGCACGGGACGCGGTCGAGCTGGATGAGAGCGCCGAAACAGAGATCCTGCATGTCGGGCCGGTGCTGGCGTCGCCGCGTGTCGCTGCGGCGTTGAACATCCCGGACGGAACACCCGTCTACGAGCGGCGCCGCCGGACGGTGTCACAGTTCGGCCCGGTGGACCTGATTTCGACGTTCGTACCGGTCGACATCGCCGTGGGCACAGAGATCGTCAAGCCGGAGCCGATCGCCGGTAGCTTGATCGAGCACATCACCCGACACAAGGGACTGCGCGCGGACTACGCCACCGAGCGGATGACCACGCGGCGGGTCAGCGCGGACGAGGCGGACGCCCTTGACGTGTCGGCGGACGAGTCGGTGTTCAGCGTCGTCATCACCGCGCATCGGGCGTCGGGTGAGCCGATCATGGCGTCTGTGCTGGTGCTTCCCGGTAGCCGTCACGAGATCGAGGACACCTACCCGCTGTCCTGA